One region of Carya illinoinensis cultivar Pawnee chromosome 8, C.illinoinensisPawnee_v1, whole genome shotgun sequence genomic DNA includes:
- the LOC122274463 gene encoding uncharacterized protein LOC122274463 encodes MAAEDPVAKYTNLKNPNNPYRLETTDNPGTVLVTELLTAENFPTWSRSIHRALRAKNKLEFLNGTLTKPSTPKDPLFEHWERCNDMVVSWLQNSINIPLRSSVAFVDNAHEIWTKLEERFSPQNGPCIYELKKRLANLTQDDDSVNAYYGKLKSIWDELNVYDPLLVCSCGSSKLVSARYQRDCVI; translated from the coding sequence ATGGCCGCCGAAGATCCTGTTGCCAAATACACAAACCTCAAAAACCCAAACAACCCATATAGACTTGAAACCACGGACAATCCTGGTACTGTGCTCGTCACAGAACTTCTTACAGCTGAAAATTTCCCCACTTGGTCTCGTTCGATTCATCGAGCTCTTAGAGCCAAAAATAAGCTTGAATTTCTAAATGGAACCCTTACTAAACCATCCACACCCAAAGACCCCCTTTTTGAACACTGGGAAAGATGTAATGATATGGTTGTATCTTGGCTGCAAAATTCAATCAACATTCCCCTTCGTTCCTCTGTTGCGTTTGTTGATAATGCTCACGAGATTTGGACCAAATTGGAAGAACGCTTCTCACCACAAAATGGGCCATGCATCTATGAACTCAAGAAGAGATTGGCAAACCTTACGCAGGATGATGACTCTGTGAATGCCTATTACGGTAAACTTAAATCTATTTGGGATGAATTAAATGTTTATGACCCCTTACTTGTTTGTTCTTGTGGCTCATCTAAGCTGGTTTCAGCTCGATATCAACGTGACTGCGTCATATAA
- the LOC122318873 gene encoding protein indeterminate-domain 12-like isoform X1: MLPAAMSNSTSLSEEASVSSGTRVQDLDTLNRVLSTTNPQQPQKMKKKRSLPGNPVFDGDSDPDSEVIALSPKTLLATNRFVCEICNKGFQRDQNLQLHRRGHNLPWKLKQRNSKEVRKRAYVCPEPSCVHHHPSRALGDLTGIKKHYCRKHGEKKWKCEKCSKIYAVQSDWKAHSKTCGTREYRCDCGTLFSRKDSFITHRAFCDALAEESARLSANQLATTNRTTVQPLFPFPTQHFPTPPQTHISQLTPWDPPQNPNPNSTHNLVQIKPEAHHFQMPLHPLSSPHAQTFFQEPPTQHHPKALITSPFQNLHVTTQHTSKPATSAHLSATALLQKAATVGAATTATQQAQSVGHMMTHLNNMGEFGTVTQMNPMSHIPASEYMGTGFMSGDIAAWRKTDRLTRDFLGLTDGNGAGDVGHGGHVNVSVNVKDMLSFTRSGAADHHQTFQQPYERTDHTLLKSHGFGFAEPASETWGDC, translated from the exons ATGCTGCCTGCAGCTATGTCTAATTCAACTTCTTTGTCTGAAGAAGCTAGTGTTTCTTCTGGTACAAGAGTTCAGGACCTTGATACGTTAAATCGAGTGCTTTCAACTACTAATCCACAGCAGCcacaaaagatgaagaaaaagagaagccTTCCTGGAAACCCAG TATTTGATGGTGATTCAGACCCAGATTCCGAAGTGATTGCATTATCTCCAAAGACCCTACTGGCCACCAATAGATTTGTGTGTGAGATCTGCAACAAGGGCTTTCAGAGGGATCAAAACCTTCAGCTTCACAGGAGAGGCCATAACCTCCCTTGGAAGCTGAAGCAAAGAAACAGCAAAGAGGTCAGAAAGAGAGCTTACGTTTGCCCTGAGCCTTCTTGTGTTCACCACCATCCTTCAAGGGCTCTGGGTGATCTTACAGGAATTAAGAAACACTATTGCAGGAAACATGGGGAGAAGAAGTGGAAATGTGAGAAATGCTCAAAGATCTATGCTGTTCAATCAGATTGGAAGGCTCATTCTAAAACCTGTGGGACAAGAGAATATAGATGTGACTGTGGAACCCTTTTCTCAAG GAAGGACAGTTTCATTACCCATAGAGCTTTCTGTGATGCATTAGCTGAAGAAAGTGCAAGACTCTCAGCAAACCAATTAGCCACAACAAACCGGACAACAGTTCAGCCTCTCTTCCCCTTTCCAACTCAACATTTCCCAACCCCACCACAAACCCACATCTCCCAGCTCACTCCCTGGGACCCAccccaaaaccctaaccctaattcCACCCATAACCTAGTTCAGATCAAGCCTGAAGCTCACCATTTCCAAATGCCACTACATCCTCTCTCTTCTCCCCATGCGCAAACTTTCTTCCAAGAACCACCGACACAGCACCACCCCAAGGCCTTGATAACCTCACCCTTCCAAAACCTTCATGTGACCACCCAACACACCTCCAAACCTGCCACGTCAGCACACCTCTCAGCCACTGCACTCCTCCAAAAGGCTGCAACCGTCGGTGCAGCTACCACTGCAACCCAACAGGCTCAGTCAGTGGGCCACATGATGACTCACTTAAACAACATGGGCGAGTTTGGAACAGTGACTCAAATGAACCCAATGAGTCACATCCCGGCCTCCGAGTACATGGGTACAGGGTTCATGTCCGGAGACATTGCAGCGTGGCGGAAGACTGACCGTCTGACAAGGGACTTTCTGGGTCTGACGGATGGCAATGGTGCAGGGGACGTAGGACATGGTGGTCACGTTAACGTTAGTGTGAACGTGAAAGATATGCTATCGTTCACGAGAAGTGGCGCCGCAGACCATCATCAGACGTTCCAACAACCATATGAACGTACTGACCACACGCTGTTGAAGTCCCATGGTTTTGGATTCGCAGAGCCTGCCTCCGAAACTTGGGGGGATTGTTGA
- the LOC122318873 gene encoding protein indeterminate-domain 12-like isoform X2, translating into MLPAAMSNSTSLSEEASVSSGTRVQDLDTLNRVLSTTNPQQPQKMKKKRSLPGNPDPDSEVIALSPKTLLATNRFVCEICNKGFQRDQNLQLHRRGHNLPWKLKQRNSKEVRKRAYVCPEPSCVHHHPSRALGDLTGIKKHYCRKHGEKKWKCEKCSKIYAVQSDWKAHSKTCGTREYRCDCGTLFSRKDSFITHRAFCDALAEESARLSANQLATTNRTTVQPLFPFPTQHFPTPPQTHISQLTPWDPPQNPNPNSTHNLVQIKPEAHHFQMPLHPLSSPHAQTFFQEPPTQHHPKALITSPFQNLHVTTQHTSKPATSAHLSATALLQKAATVGAATTATQQAQSVGHMMTHLNNMGEFGTVTQMNPMSHIPASEYMGTGFMSGDIAAWRKTDRLTRDFLGLTDGNGAGDVGHGGHVNVSVNVKDMLSFTRSGAADHHQTFQQPYERTDHTLLKSHGFGFAEPASETWGDC; encoded by the exons ATGCTGCCTGCAGCTATGTCTAATTCAACTTCTTTGTCTGAAGAAGCTAGTGTTTCTTCTGGTACAAGAGTTCAGGACCTTGATACGTTAAATCGAGTGCTTTCAACTACTAATCCACAGCAGCcacaaaagatgaagaaaaagagaagccTTCCTGGAAACCCAG ACCCAGATTCCGAAGTGATTGCATTATCTCCAAAGACCCTACTGGCCACCAATAGATTTGTGTGTGAGATCTGCAACAAGGGCTTTCAGAGGGATCAAAACCTTCAGCTTCACAGGAGAGGCCATAACCTCCCTTGGAAGCTGAAGCAAAGAAACAGCAAAGAGGTCAGAAAGAGAGCTTACGTTTGCCCTGAGCCTTCTTGTGTTCACCACCATCCTTCAAGGGCTCTGGGTGATCTTACAGGAATTAAGAAACACTATTGCAGGAAACATGGGGAGAAGAAGTGGAAATGTGAGAAATGCTCAAAGATCTATGCTGTTCAATCAGATTGGAAGGCTCATTCTAAAACCTGTGGGACAAGAGAATATAGATGTGACTGTGGAACCCTTTTCTCAAG GAAGGACAGTTTCATTACCCATAGAGCTTTCTGTGATGCATTAGCTGAAGAAAGTGCAAGACTCTCAGCAAACCAATTAGCCACAACAAACCGGACAACAGTTCAGCCTCTCTTCCCCTTTCCAACTCAACATTTCCCAACCCCACCACAAACCCACATCTCCCAGCTCACTCCCTGGGACCCAccccaaaaccctaaccctaattcCACCCATAACCTAGTTCAGATCAAGCCTGAAGCTCACCATTTCCAAATGCCACTACATCCTCTCTCTTCTCCCCATGCGCAAACTTTCTTCCAAGAACCACCGACACAGCACCACCCCAAGGCCTTGATAACCTCACCCTTCCAAAACCTTCATGTGACCACCCAACACACCTCCAAACCTGCCACGTCAGCACACCTCTCAGCCACTGCACTCCTCCAAAAGGCTGCAACCGTCGGTGCAGCTACCACTGCAACCCAACAGGCTCAGTCAGTGGGCCACATGATGACTCACTTAAACAACATGGGCGAGTTTGGAACAGTGACTCAAATGAACCCAATGAGTCACATCCCGGCCTCCGAGTACATGGGTACAGGGTTCATGTCCGGAGACATTGCAGCGTGGCGGAAGACTGACCGTCTGACAAGGGACTTTCTGGGTCTGACGGATGGCAATGGTGCAGGGGACGTAGGACATGGTGGTCACGTTAACGTTAGTGTGAACGTGAAAGATATGCTATCGTTCACGAGAAGTGGCGCCGCAGACCATCATCAGACGTTCCAACAACCATATGAACGTACTGACCACACGCTGTTGAAGTCCCATGGTTTTGGATTCGCAGAGCCTGCCTCCGAAACTTGGGGGGATTGTTGA